One Sphingomonas endolithica DNA segment encodes these proteins:
- the lptF gene encoding LPS export ABC transporter permease LptF — MKSIDRYMARLIFLPLISTLIISAMLLVLDRMLRLFDFVATEGGPIGVVWKMLANLLPEYLGLGIPIGLLLGVLLAFRKLATSSELDVMRGVGMSYWRLLRVPYMFAIVLAFANLAIVGFVQPKSRYAYESLRFELRTGALGASIKVGEFTHFGQQMTIRIEQSRDEGRKLSGIFVKAVTKYRASYAVTAESGKFLATDNPEEIVFQLKNGVLINEAPGIATPRVLTFTTHNLPIPLPKYENFRGRGEGNTELTLPELARLGGNPATATQLRDPTRSEFHFRVVEVATMLLLPLLALSLGVPPKRSTSALGVFLAIVMVVTYHKVNQYAASIGSLGKIDPLIALWTPFVIFAALVGWMYYTIAFVPDGQPIGALERWAAKTGKWIARHMPGRRPEAAA, encoded by the coding sequence ATGAAGTCGATCGATCGCTACATGGCCCGGCTGATCTTTCTGCCGCTGATTTCGACGCTCATCATCTCGGCGATGCTGCTGGTGCTCGACCGCATGTTGCGGCTGTTCGATTTCGTGGCCACCGAAGGCGGCCCGATCGGCGTGGTGTGGAAGATGCTGGCCAACCTGCTGCCCGAATATCTGGGGCTCGGTATCCCGATCGGGCTGCTGCTCGGCGTGCTGCTCGCCTTCCGCAAGCTGGCGACCAGTTCGGAGCTGGACGTGATGCGAGGTGTCGGCATGAGCTATTGGCGCCTGCTGCGCGTGCCCTACATGTTCGCAATCGTGCTCGCCTTCGCCAATCTGGCGATCGTCGGCTTCGTCCAGCCGAAATCGCGCTATGCCTATGAAAGCCTGCGTTTTGAACTGCGCACCGGCGCGCTCGGCGCTTCGATCAAGGTCGGCGAGTTCACCCATTTCGGCCAGCAGATGACGATCCGCATCGAACAAAGCCGCGACGAGGGGCGCAAGCTGAGCGGCATCTTCGTCAAGGCCGTGACCAAGTACCGCGCCTCCTATGCGGTGACCGCGGAGAGCGGCAAGTTCCTGGCCACCGACAATCCCGAGGAAATCGTCTTCCAGCTGAAGAATGGCGTGCTGATCAACGAGGCGCCGGGCATCGCCACGCCGCGCGTGCTGACCTTCACCACGCACAATTTGCCGATCCCCTTGCCCAAGTATGAGAATTTCCGTGGCCGTGGCGAGGGCAATACAGAGCTGACCCTGCCCGAATTGGCGCGGCTCGGCGGTAATCCCGCCACCGCCACGCAGTTGCGCGATCCGACGCGTTCCGAATTCCACTTCCGCGTGGTCGAGGTCGCGACGATGCTGTTGCTGCCGCTGCTGGCGCTGTCGCTCGGCGTGCCGCCCAAGCGCTCGACCTCGGCGCTCGGCGTGTTCCTGGCGATCGTGATGGTGGTGACCTATCACAAGGTGAACCAGTACGCCGCGTCGATCGGCAGCCTGGGCAAGATCGACCCGCTGATCGCCTTGTGGACGCCGTTCGTGATCTTCGCCGCTTTGGTCGGCTGGATGTACTATACCATCGCCTTCGTGCCCGACGGGCAGCCGATCGGCGCGCTCGAACGCTGGGCCGCCAAGACGGGCAAGTGGATCGCGCGCCACATGCCCGGCCGCCGTCCGGAGGCCGCCGCATGA
- a CDS encoding ATP-binding protein has product MSGIDCEIEAPGEPQSAWRTIMLVVMALLGAAVLVALVLTLGSANRQRDEALSLQSHSYEVMILARTLSSTIARSEASLGRYVISGDKQLGRLYAEDWQLAGQQITRLDQVTADNKDQHRRVERLRRAYGERGDELSLTALSTNYGKNNMALARYYQARKAPALAEINDLLDELIRHERDLLSTRTGTAMRSVERTNRLAAVLAMFGMLIVLGAAALGWLTVQAFGERASARAEAEAARERSAALESAVEQATAELRVHEGKLRQVQKMEAVGQLTGGIAHDFNNMLAVVVGGLELARRSLVRDPASTARHIDNAMEGANRAAALTRRLLAFSREESLRVEPIAAGALIVGMANLLDRTLGDAITVVTRDTPATADGGGWLTRCDRHQLENVVLNLAVNARDAMNGRGKLTILTAGTALEEHAVGRCAAGDYVTIAVTDTGQGMTPDVMERAFEPFFTTKPIGQGTGLGLSQIFAFVRQANGEIGLKSRPGKGTTVTLYLPRHVTETAAAAAPLVAAPEPEATAGLDILVVEDDPRVLTATIGALQDLGHRPVACSDPLAAPALLAEAERIDLIVSDVLMPGQTGPEMIAAIGATYPQIAVLFVTGYAGEAGGKAEFGGHHVLRKPFTINALERAVSDAMAAARSPESIAAE; this is encoded by the coding sequence ATGAGCGGGATCGATTGCGAGATCGAGGCTCCGGGGGAGCCGCAATCGGCCTGGCGCACCATCATGCTGGTCGTGATGGCGTTGCTGGGCGCGGCGGTGCTCGTCGCGCTCGTGCTGACGCTGGGCAGCGCCAATCGGCAGCGAGACGAGGCGCTGAGCCTGCAGTCGCACAGCTACGAGGTGATGATCCTCGCCCGCACGTTGTCCAGCACGATCGCCCGGTCGGAGGCATCGCTTGGTCGCTACGTGATCAGCGGTGACAAGCAATTGGGGCGGCTCTATGCCGAGGATTGGCAATTGGCCGGCCAGCAGATCACCCGGCTGGACCAGGTCACCGCCGACAACAAGGATCAGCATCGCCGCGTCGAGCGCCTGCGCCGCGCTTATGGCGAGCGGGGCGACGAACTGTCGCTGACCGCGCTCAGCACCAATTACGGCAAGAACAACATGGCGCTGGCGCGCTATTATCAGGCGCGCAAGGCGCCGGCCTTGGCGGAGATCAACGATCTGCTCGACGAGCTCATCCGCCACGAACGTGATTTGCTCAGTACGCGCACCGGCACCGCGATGCGCTCGGTCGAACGGACCAACCGGCTGGCCGCCGTGCTGGCGATGTTCGGCATGCTGATCGTGCTGGGCGCGGCCGCGCTTGGTTGGCTAACCGTACAGGCCTTTGGCGAACGGGCCAGCGCGCGCGCCGAGGCGGAGGCGGCGCGCGAACGCTCGGCGGCGCTGGAGTCCGCCGTGGAACAGGCCACCGCCGAACTGCGCGTGCATGAAGGCAAGCTGCGGCAGGTGCAGAAGATGGAGGCGGTAGGCCAGCTGACCGGTGGCATCGCGCATGATTTCAACAACATGCTGGCGGTTGTGGTGGGCGGGCTCGAACTTGCCAGGCGCAGCCTGGTGCGTGATCCCGCATCGACCGCGCGGCATATCGACAATGCCATGGAAGGCGCCAACCGCGCCGCCGCACTGACCCGGCGCCTGCTCGCCTTCTCGCGCGAGGAATCGCTCCGGGTCGAGCCGATCGCGGCAGGCGCGTTGATCGTCGGCATGGCCAATCTGCTGGATCGCACTTTGGGCGATGCGATTACCGTCGTCACGCGCGACACACCGGCAACAGCGGACGGCGGCGGTTGGCTGACCCGTTGCGATCGCCATCAGCTGGAAAACGTCGTGCTGAACCTGGCGGTCAATGCGCGCGACGCGATGAACGGGCGCGGCAAGCTGACCATCCTAACCGCCGGCACCGCGCTCGAAGAACATGCCGTCGGGCGCTGCGCGGCCGGCGACTATGTCACGATCGCGGTCACCGATACCGGCCAGGGCATGACACCCGACGTGATGGAGCGCGCATTCGAACCCTTCTTCACCACCAAGCCGATCGGCCAGGGCACCGGACTGGGGCTCAGCCAGATCTTTGCCTTCGTACGGCAGGCCAATGGCGAGATCGGGCTCAAGTCGCGGCCGGGCAAGGGCACAACCGTGACGCTGTATTTGCCGCGCCATGTGACCGAGACCGCGGCTGCGGCGGCTCCGCTCGTGGCCGCGCCGGAGCCGGAGGCGACCGCCGGGCTCGACATTCTGGTGGTCGAAGACGACCCGCGCGTGCTGACCGCGACGATCGGCGCGCTGCAGGATCTCGGCCACCGTCCCGTCGCCTGCAGCGACCCCCTTGCCGCCCCCGCGTTGCTGGCGGAGGCCGAGCGCATCGACCTGATCGTCTCCGACGTGCTGATGCCCGGACAGACCGGCCCCGAGATGATCGCCGCGATCGGCGCCACTTACCCGCAAATCGCGGTGCTGTTCGTCACCGGCTATGCCGGCGAGGCCGGCGGCAAGGCCGAGTTCGGCGGGCATCATGTGTTGCGCAAGCCCTTCACCATCAACGCACTCGAACGCGCGGTGAGCGATGCGATGGCCGCGGCGCGGTCGCCCGAAAGTATCGCCGCCGAATAG
- the spt gene encoding serine palmitoyltransferase — MTDAGLVAEKLSANPVEIAPERDLMSKFDALIAERQALIDTGVTDPFAIVMQQVTSPTEAMIAGHDTILLGTYNYMGMTFDPDVIAAGHAALDRFGSGTNGSRMLNGTFRDHIEVEDALRDFYGMSGAIVFSTGYMANLGMISTLAGKGEYVILDADSHASIYDGCKQGNAEIVRFRHNDVADLDKRLGRLPKEAGKLVILEGVYSMLGDIAPLAEMVAVAKKHNAMVLCDEAHSMGFYGPNGRGVYEEQGCDVDFIVGTFSKSVGTVGGFCVSNHPKFEAIRLACRPYIFTASLPPSVVATATASIRKLMTADRKRAQLWDNARKLHGGLKALGFELGTERPDSAIIAIILDDQEQAVAMWQALLDGGLYVNMARPPATPAGTYLLRCSLCAEHTSAQLDRVLGMFDAAGRALGVIG, encoded by the coding sequence ATGACCGACGCCGGGCTGGTAGCCGAGAAACTTTCCGCTAATCCGGTCGAGATCGCCCCGGAACGCGATCTCATGTCGAAATTCGACGCGCTGATCGCCGAGCGCCAGGCGCTGATCGATACCGGCGTCACCGATCCGTTCGCGATCGTGATGCAGCAGGTCACCTCGCCGACCGAGGCGATGATCGCCGGGCACGACACGATCCTGCTCGGCACCTACAATTATATGGGCATGACGTTCGATCCCGACGTGATCGCCGCCGGCCATGCCGCGCTCGACCGCTTCGGCTCGGGCACCAATGGCAGCCGGATGCTCAACGGCACGTTCCGCGACCATATCGAGGTCGAGGATGCGCTACGCGACTTCTACGGCATGTCCGGCGCGATCGTCTTCTCGACCGGCTACATGGCCAATCTCGGCATGATCTCGACGCTCGCCGGCAAGGGCGAATACGTCATCCTCGACGCCGACAGCCACGCCTCGATCTATGACGGCTGCAAGCAGGGCAATGCCGAGATCGTGCGCTTCCGCCACAACGATGTCGCGGATCTCGACAAGAGGCTGGGGCGACTGCCCAAGGAGGCGGGCAAGCTCGTCATCCTGGAGGGCGTCTATTCGATGCTCGGCGACATCGCGCCGCTCGCGGAGATGGTCGCGGTGGCCAAGAAGCATAATGCGATGGTGCTGTGCGACGAGGCGCATTCGATGGGCTTTTACGGCCCCAACGGGCGCGGCGTGTATGAGGAGCAGGGTTGCGACGTCGACTTTATCGTCGGCACCTTCTCCAAGTCGGTCGGCACGGTGGGGGGGTTCTGCGTGTCGAACCATCCGAAGTTCGAGGCGATCCGGCTGGCCTGCCGCCCGTATATCTTCACTGCCTCCTTGCCGCCGTCGGTGGTCGCCACCGCCACCGCGTCGATCCGCAAGCTGATGACGGCGGACAGGAAGCGCGCGCAACTATGGGATAATGCGCGCAAATTGCACGGCGGGCTGAAGGCGTTGGGCTTCGAGCTCGGTACCGAGAGGCCCGACAGCGCGATCATCGCCATCATCCTCGACGACCAGGAACAGGCAGTGGCAATGTGGCAGGCGCTGCTCGACGGCGGTCTGTACGTCAACATGGCCCGCCCGCCCGCGACGCCGGCCGGCACCTACCTGCTGCGCTGCTCGCTGTGCGCGGAGCATACGTCCGCGCAGCTCGACCGGGTGCTCGGCATGTTCGATGCCGCCGGGCGCGCGTTGGGCGTGATCGGCTGA
- a CDS encoding acyl carrier protein, which translates to MTDRTEIFDTIAAQIAPFNKKGVTVTEATTFQGDLEWDSLTVMDFVAAIEDEFDILITMNMQAEIETVGQLADAVAKLKG; encoded by the coding sequence ATGACAGACCGCACCGAGATCTTCGACACGATCGCCGCCCAGATCGCACCCTTCAACAAGAAGGGCGTCACCGTCACCGAGGCCACGACCTTCCAGGGCGATCTGGAATGGGACAGCCTGACCGTGATGGATTTCGTCGCCGCGATCGAGGACGAATTCGACATCCTCATCACGATGAACATGCAGGCCGAGATCGAGACCGTGGGTCAATTGGCCGATGCGGTGGCCAAGCTTAAAGGTTGA
- a CDS encoding NAD-dependent epimerase/dehydratase family protein → MTTIAITGGTGFVGKRLIDLALQQGYTVRALARRPQAPRDGVTWIIGALDTADALPRLLDGAHAAIHVAGIVNAPTRAAFAAGNVDGTRAMVAAALAGGPARFIHVSSLSAREPGLSNYGWSKRGGEDAVAASALDWTIVRPPAVYGPGDMEMRDVFRLARMGLALMPPPGRLSLIHVDDLARLLLTLVESDPGRVILEPDDGRSWTHEEFARAVGVAVGQRVLTLPLPKGLLSLAASADKAFRGDKAKLTQDRVNYLAHPDWAADPARRPAADLWQAAIATPAGLAATAAWYRANGLLR, encoded by the coding sequence ATGACCACGATCGCAATCACCGGTGGCACCGGCTTCGTCGGCAAGCGCCTGATCGATCTCGCGCTCCAGCAAGGCTACACGGTGCGTGCTCTCGCGCGACGTCCGCAGGCACCGCGCGACGGCGTGACGTGGATCATCGGCGCGCTCGACACCGCAGACGCCCTCCCCCGCCTGCTCGACGGCGCTCACGCCGCGATCCATGTCGCCGGCATCGTCAACGCGCCCACGCGCGCCGCGTTCGCCGCGGGCAATGTCGACGGTACCCGCGCCATGGTCGCGGCGGCGCTCGCCGGTGGTCCGGCGCGCTTCATCCACGTCTCCTCGCTCTCCGCACGCGAGCCCGGCCTGTCCAACTATGGCTGGTCGAAGCGCGGCGGCGAGGACGCCGTCGCTGCCAGCGCACTCGACTGGACGATCGTTCGCCCGCCCGCGGTCTACGGCCCCGGCGACATGGAGATGCGCGACGTGTTCCGCCTCGCGCGGATGGGCCTGGCGCTGATGCCACCACCGGGGCGGCTGTCGCTGATTCATGTCGACGATCTCGCGCGGCTGTTGCTGACGCTGGTCGAGAGCGATCCCGGGCGCGTGATCCTCGAGCCAGACGATGGCAGGAGCTGGACGCACGAAGAGTTCGCCCGCGCCGTCGGCGTGGCGGTCGGCCAGCGCGTGCTGACCTTGCCGCTCCCGAAGGGTTTGCTCTCGCTAGCCGCTTCGGCGGACAAGGCATTCCGCGGCGACAAGGCGAAGCTGACGCAGGACCGGGTGAACTATCTGGCGCACCCCGACTGGGCGGCGGACCCGGCGCGGCGCCCCGCGGCCGATCTGTGGCAGGCGGCGATCGCGACGCCGGCGGGGCTGGCGGCGACCGCAGCCTGGTATCGCGCCAACGGGCTGTTGCGGTAG
- the proB gene encoding glutamate 5-kinase: MSLFPPASCPRLIVKIGSALLVDPDGGVRREWLESVAADIAERCAAAQQVAVVSSGAIALGARRLGLAKGGRASLEDAQAAAAVGQIALSQVWAEMLAAKGLTAAQMLVTLDDLEDRRRYLNAAATLDRLLGLGVMPVLNENDSVATAEIRFGDNDRLAARVAQAAGAQGVVLLSDVDGLYDRNPALPGAVHVPRVERIEPAIEAMADRGSASGMGSGGMVSKIAAARIANAAGAHLAIASGRIARPLSTAARHTMFVAERSAPARKAWLAGGLTARGTVHIDAGAVAALRAGKSLLAAGATRIEGSFTRGDLVAVAGPDGAVLARGLVEYDAGEAARIMGKRSDALAAVLGYAPRGALVHRNHMAML, translated from the coding sequence ATGTCGCTCTTCCCACCCGCTTCCTGCCCGCGCCTGATCGTCAAGATCGGCTCGGCGCTGCTGGTCGATCCCGATGGCGGTGTGCGGCGGGAATGGCTGGAAAGCGTCGCCGCCGACATCGCCGAGCGCTGCGCCGCCGCCCAGCAGGTGGCGGTGGTATCGTCCGGCGCGATTGCGCTGGGAGCACGGCGACTGGGCCTGGCCAAGGGCGGTCGGGCCAGCCTGGAGGATGCGCAAGCCGCCGCCGCGGTCGGCCAGATCGCGCTCAGCCAGGTCTGGGCCGAAATGCTCGCCGCCAAGGGGCTGACCGCGGCGCAGATGCTGGTCACGCTGGACGATCTCGAAGACCGGCGGCGCTATCTCAACGCCGCGGCGACGCTCGACCGGTTGCTCGGGCTCGGTGTCATGCCGGTGCTCAACGAGAATGACAGCGTGGCAACCGCGGAGATCCGCTTCGGCGACAATGACCGGCTTGCCGCGCGGGTGGCGCAAGCCGCGGGGGCACAGGGCGTGGTGCTGTTATCCGACGTCGATGGGCTGTACGATCGCAATCCGGCGCTGCCCGGCGCGGTGCACGTCCCGCGCGTCGAGCGCATCGAGCCTGCGATCGAGGCAATGGCGGATCGCGGATCGGCGTCCGGCATGGGATCCGGCGGCATGGTGTCGAAGATCGCCGCCGCGCGCATCGCCAATGCCGCAGGCGCGCATCTCGCCATCGCCAGCGGACGGATCGCGCGGCCACTATCGACTGCGGCGCGACATACGATGTTCGTGGCCGAGCGCTCGGCCCCGGCGCGCAAAGCGTGGCTGGCAGGCGGACTGACCGCACGCGGCACGGTGCATATCGATGCCGGCGCGGTCGCCGCGCTGCGGGCGGGCAAGAGCCTGCTCGCGGCCGGGGCGACGCGGATCGAGGGCAGTTTCACCCGCGGCGATCTGGTCGCGGTGGCCGGGCCCGACGGGGCGGTGCTCGCGCGCGGGCTGGTGGAATATGACGCGGGCGAGGCGGCGCGGATCATGGGCAAGCGCAGCGACGCGCTGGCGGCGGTGCTGGGCTACGCGCCGCGCGGGGCGCTGGTGCATCGTAATCACATGGCGATGCTGTGA
- the obgE gene encoding GTPase ObgE, whose protein sequence is MHFLDQAKIFVRSGSGGPGAVSFRREKFIEYGGPNGGNGGKGGDIVFEAVAGLNTLIDFRYTQHFRAPRGKGGAGSNMTGAGGEDLVIQVPIGTQVLSEDKEEVLADFTELGERVVFLRGGDGGRGNASYKTSTNRTPRQHGTGWPSEEMWVWLRLKLLADAGLVGLPNAGKSTFINAVTNAQAKVGAYAFTTTRPQLGVVRHKQSEFVVADIPGLIEGAAEGAGIGDRFLGHIERCRVLLHLIDANDEDVAESYRIVRGELAAYGAGLIDKPQVLALNKIDTLDDELIAALSAELEEASGAEVIPISAAAGTGLDWALDRLLEAIGPSGAVVGSDDEGEEEIAWSPV, encoded by the coding sequence ATGCACTTTCTCGACCAAGCAAAGATTTTCGTTCGCTCCGGCAGCGGCGGCCCTGGCGCTGTCAGCTTTCGCCGTGAGAAGTTCATCGAATATGGCGGCCCCAATGGCGGCAATGGCGGCAAGGGCGGCGACATCGTGTTCGAGGCGGTCGCCGGGCTCAACACGCTGATCGACTTCCGCTACACGCAGCATTTCCGCGCGCCCCGCGGCAAGGGCGGTGCGGGCAGCAACATGACGGGTGCCGGCGGCGAGGATCTGGTGATCCAGGTGCCGATCGGCACGCAGGTGCTGAGCGAGGACAAGGAAGAGGTACTCGCCGACTTCACCGAGCTTGGCGAACGGGTCGTGTTCCTGCGCGGCGGCGATGGCGGGCGCGGCAATGCCAGCTACAAGACCTCGACCAACCGCACGCCGCGCCAGCATGGCACCGGCTGGCCCTCGGAGGAGATGTGGGTGTGGCTGCGGCTCAAGCTGCTGGCCGATGCCGGGCTGGTCGGGCTGCCCAATGCCGGGAAGTCGACCTTCATCAACGCGGTGACCAACGCGCAGGCCAAGGTCGGCGCCTATGCCTTCACCACCACGCGCCCGCAATTGGGCGTGGTGCGCCACAAGCAGAGCGAGTTCGTCGTTGCCGACATTCCCGGCCTGATCGAGGGCGCGGCGGAAGGTGCCGGCATCGGCGACCGGTTCCTCGGACATATCGAGCGTTGCCGCGTGCTGCTGCACCTGATCGACGCCAATGACGAGGATGTCGCGGAAAGCTACCGCATCGTCCGTGGCGAACTCGCCGCCTATGGCGCCGGGCTGATCGACAAGCCGCAGGTGCTGGCGCTCAACAAGATCGATACGCTGGACGACGAGCTGATCGCGGCGCTGTCGGCGGAACTGGAGGAAGCCAGTGGCGCGGAAGTGATCCCGATCTCGGCCGCTGCCGGCACCGGGCTGGATTGGGCGCTCGACCGCCTGCTCGAGGCGATCGGCCCTTCAGGCGCCGTTGTCGGCAGCGACGACGAAGGTGAGGAAGAGATCGCCTGGTCGCCGGTCTGA
- a CDS encoding TetR/AcrR family transcriptional regulator, producing the protein MSIARRRLSPEQSRDAAIEAARALLVEIGPQAVTLKAVAARIGRTHANLLHHFGSAADLQKALIAHLAGTITAQIGEAAKRARAGDQDPREVVDMTFDAFARGAGAMASWMILTGNEDALDPILEAIHRLVDDLSEGYEPGRQTIHEETLQLVLTALGDALLGGPMAKALGLPRTAARELALKTLIASHVGVPTA; encoded by the coding sequence ATGTCAATAGCGCGCCGCCGCCTATCCCCCGAGCAATCCCGCGATGCCGCGATCGAGGCGGCGCGTGCGTTGCTGGTCGAGATCGGGCCGCAAGCGGTGACGCTGAAGGCGGTGGCGGCGCGGATCGGGCGGACGCATGCCAACCTGCTGCACCATTTCGGTTCGGCCGCCGACCTGCAGAAAGCGCTGATCGCGCATCTCGCGGGCACGATCACCGCGCAGATCGGCGAAGCCGCGAAACGCGCGCGCGCCGGCGACCAGGATCCGCGCGAAGTGGTCGACATGACGTTCGACGCCTTTGCGCGCGGTGCGGGGGCGATGGCGAGCTGGATGATCCTGACCGGCAACGAGGATGCGCTCGACCCGATCCTGGAGGCGATCCACCGGTTGGTTGACGATCTGTCCGAAGGCTATGAGCCCGGCCGGCAGACGATCCACGAGGAGACGCTGCAGCTCGTGCTGACCGCGCTTGGCGATGCGTTGCTCGGCGGGCCAATGGCCAAGGCGCTGGGATTGCCGCGAACGGCGGCGCGGGAATTGGCGCTGAAGACGCTGATCGCGTCGCATGTGGGCGTGCCGACCGCCTGA
- a CDS encoding metal-dependent hydrolase: MAKATTPADLTITPRDLRFGRGTQMRRWWLNDDPYATAFYNALSVTFPKGEGFFVDSVRAFRDGTPPQLRSEIQAFIKQEVIHTREHVAFNRHVTDQGYETAPLERDVDEALALTKGRPPIASLAATMAMEHFTAMLANQLIANPKHLAGGDEQAAALWRWHAAEEIEHKGVAYDTWMHATKDWPRFKRWRNKSIVMVATTVKFFQGRRRGMLDLLRQDGLTGPKVWARLAWYAFGNPGMARKILGAWIAFFLPGFHPWNHDDRKLIGLAESDYAAAVLPEAQRRVVAAA; the protein is encoded by the coding sequence ATGGCGAAAGCAACCACTCCGGCCGATCTGACGATCACCCCGCGCGATCTGCGCTTCGGCCGCGGCACGCAGATGCGGCGTTGGTGGCTGAACGACGATCCCTACGCGACCGCCTTCTACAACGCCTTGTCGGTCACCTTCCCCAAGGGCGAAGGCTTCTTCGTCGACAGCGTGCGTGCCTTCCGCGACGGCACCCCGCCGCAATTGCGCAGCGAGATCCAGGCCTTCATCAAGCAGGAAGTGATCCACACGCGCGAACACGTCGCCTTCAACCGGCACGTCACCGATCAGGGGTACGAGACGGCGCCGCTGGAACGCGATGTCGACGAGGCGCTGGCGCTGACCAAGGGGCGTCCGCCGATCGCCAGCCTGGCGGCGACGATGGCGATGGAGCATTTCACCGCGATGCTCGCCAACCAGCTGATCGCCAATCCGAAGCACCTTGCCGGCGGCGACGAACAGGCCGCCGCCTTGTGGCGCTGGCATGCCGCAGAGGAGATCGAGCACAAGGGCGTCGCCTACGACACCTGGATGCACGCGACGAAGGATTGGCCGCGTTTCAAGCGGTGGCGAAACAAGTCGATCGTCATGGTCGCCACCACGGTCAAGTTCTTCCAGGGCCGCCGGCGCGGCATGCTCGACTTGTTGCGGCAGGACGGGCTGACGGGGCCGAAGGTCTGGGCGCGGCTCGCCTGGTATGCGTTCGGCAATCCCGGCATGGCGCGCAAGATCCTCGGCGCCTGGATCGCCTTCTTTCTGCCCGGCTTCCACCCGTGGAACCATGACGACCGCAAGCTGATCGGGCTCGCGGAGAGTGACTATGCGGCGGCGGTGCTGCCGGAGGCGCAGCGGCGGGTGGTGGCGGCGGCTTAG
- a CDS encoding GNAT family N-acetyltransferase: protein MFARTKRLTLRPGWPEDAPALAAAIGHEQVVDKLAHVPWPYGLEDAAGFLGMAHPPREPRFLVFESPTETPRLVGGAGIHAQEYGGEYQLGYWLTPDAWGRGYATEVGQQLVDIARYTLGLQRLHAFHFVDNPASGRVLTKLGFRTTGRIEPRHSRARGGTAPAALFELDLDPGGQCEERLAA from the coding sequence ATGTTCGCGCGTACCAAGAGACTGACGTTGCGCCCCGGCTGGCCCGAAGATGCGCCGGCGCTTGCCGCCGCGATCGGCCACGAACAGGTGGTGGACAAGCTCGCGCACGTGCCTTGGCCGTATGGGCTGGAGGATGCCGCCGGCTTCCTTGGCATGGCGCACCCACCGCGCGAGCCGCGCTTCCTCGTGTTCGAATCACCTACCGAGACACCGCGGTTGGTTGGCGGGGCCGGCATCCATGCGCAGGAATATGGCGGCGAGTATCAGCTCGGCTATTGGCTCACGCCCGATGCCTGGGGTCGCGGCTATGCGACCGAGGTCGGGCAGCAGCTGGTCGATATCGCACGCTACACACTCGGGCTGCAGCGGCTGCACGCCTTCCACTTCGTCGACAACCCGGCCTCCGGGCGGGTATTGACCAAGCTCGGCTTCCGCACGACCGGCCGGATCGAACCGCGCCATTCGCGCGCGCGCGGCGGCACCGCACCGGCAGCGCTGTTCGAGCTCGACCTCGACCCTGGGGGACAATGCGAGGAGCGATTGGCGGCGTGA
- the rpmA gene encoding 50S ribosomal protein L27, with the protein MAHKKAGGSSRNGRDSAGRRLGVKKFGGESVVPGNILVRQRGTKFYPGTNVGMGTDHTLFALTEGRVTFKQGKLGRKFCSVEMPVAIAAE; encoded by the coding sequence ATGGCACATAAGAAAGCAGGCGGCTCTTCGCGCAACGGTCGCGATTCGGCAGGTCGTCGCCTTGGCGTGAAGAAGTTCGGCGGCGAATCGGTCGTCCCGGGCAACATCCTCGTGCGTCAGCGCGGCACCAAATTCTATCCCGGCACCAATGTCGGCATGGGCACCGATCACACCTTGTTCGCGCTGACCGAAGGTCGCGTCACGTTCAAGCAAGGCAAGCTTGGCCGCAAATTCTGTTCGGTCGAGATGCCGGTGGCGATTGCTGCCGAGTAA
- the rplU gene encoding 50S ribosomal protein L21, giving the protein MFAVVRTGGKQYRVAAGDKIVVEKLDGEAGSSISFSDILLAGEGSELKSLEGLTVSAEIIAQAKADKIIVFKKKRRHNYRRKNGHRQQHTILKITAIGDHKADDQPKNNRDAGAEAPAAQA; this is encoded by the coding sequence ATGTTCGCAGTCGTGCGCACGGGCGGCAAGCAATATCGCGTCGCCGCCGGAGACAAGATCGTCGTCGAGAAACTCGATGGTGAAGCAGGTTCGTCAATCTCGTTCAGCGACATCCTGCTCGCGGGCGAAGGTTCCGAGTTGAAGTCGCTCGAGGGGCTGACCGTCTCTGCCGAGATCATCGCCCAGGCGAAAGCCGACAAGATCATCGTCTTCAAGAAGAAGCGCCGGCATAACTATCGCCGCAAGAACGGCCATCGCCAGCAGCACACGATCCTGAAGATCACTGCGATCGGCGACCACAAGGCCGACGATCAGCCTAAGAACAACCGTGATGCGGGCGCAGAAGCGCCGGCCGCCCAGGCGTAA